A stretch of the Sulfuritortus calidifontis genome encodes the following:
- a CDS encoding HU family DNA-binding protein: MNKSEMIEIAAKEADISKAAAGKALDAMINAVVKAVSKGDTVTLVGFGTFKSAKRAARTGRNPQTGKEIKIAATTVPRFTAGAGFKAAVAGKKAAKKK, from the coding sequence ATGAACAAATCCGAAATGATTGAAATCGCCGCCAAGGAAGCCGACATCAGCAAAGCCGCTGCCGGCAAGGCTCTCGACGCCATGATCAACGCCGTGGTTAAGGCCGTGTCCAAGGGCGACACCGTCACCCTGGTCGGCTTCGGCACCTTCAAGTCTGCCAAGCGCGCCGCCCGTACCGGCCGCAACCCGCAGACCGGCAAAGAGATCAAGATCGCCGCCACCACCGTGCCGCGCTTCACCGCGGGCGCTGGCTTCAAGGCCGCTGTCGCAGGCAAGAAGGCCGCGAAGAAGAAGTAA
- a CDS encoding DsrE/DsrF/DrsH-like family protein — protein sequence MDIDRLNAWFDQRLEAKLAEREANKIPSLAIIATKGTLDMAYPPFILASTAAALGWETSVFFTFYGLELLRRDLRLEVSPLGNPAMPMKMPAGPEWLQKINFKIPNLLMSNLPGFESFATGMMHKTLQAKGVASIAELRELSLEAGAKLVACQMTVDLFGYERDEFIPEVTDWIGAASFLPIAQKADVTLFV from the coding sequence ATGGATATCGACCGGCTCAATGCCTGGTTCGACCAGCGACTGGAAGCCAAGCTGGCCGAGCGCGAGGCCAACAAGATTCCCTCGCTCGCCATCATCGCCACCAAGGGCACGCTGGATATGGCCTATCCGCCGTTCATCCTGGCATCCACGGCAGCGGCCCTGGGCTGGGAGACCTCGGTCTTCTTCACCTTCTATGGCCTGGAGTTGCTGCGCCGCGATCTGCGACTGGAGGTCTCCCCCTTGGGCAACCCGGCCATGCCCATGAAGATGCCAGCCGGGCCCGAATGGTTGCAGAAGATCAATTTCAAGATACCCAACTTGCTCATGAGCAACCTGCCCGGCTTCGAATCGTTCGCCACCGGCATGATGCACAAGACCTTGCAGGCCAAAGGCGTCGCCAGCATCGCGGAACTGCGCGAACTCAGCCTGGAGGCCGGCGCCAAACTGGTGGCCTGCCAGATGACCGTCGACCTGTTCGGCTATGAGCGCGATGAGTTCATTCCAGAAGTCACCGATTGGATCGGCGCCGCCAGCTTCCTGCCGATCGCTCAGAAAGCAGACGTCACCCTGTTCGTCTGA
- the ispB gene encoding octaprenyl diphosphate synthase: MSTPAFTSLLAADMAEIDGVIRERLHSDVVLVRQVAEYIVNSGGKRLRPALVALSAKALGYQGRQHYELAAVVEFIHTATLLHDDVVDASELRRGRDTANALFGNAASVLVGDFLYSRAFQMMVSVHNMRVMEILSDATNIIAEGEVLQLMNCNDPDISVDDYLRVIRYKTAKLFEAATQIGAVIAQASPEVEQAMATYGMHLGTAFQLIDDVLDYSGDSSQTGKNVGDDLAEGKPTLPLLYAMSHGSADEAQLIRTAIENGNADNFQAIHEIIRATGALDHTRRQAEAEAKIAQAAISVLPDGEYKQALIELSAFAVSRDH; encoded by the coding sequence GCTGGTGCGCCAGGTGGCCGAATACATCGTCAATAGCGGCGGCAAACGCCTGCGCCCCGCCCTGGTCGCCCTCAGTGCTAAGGCCCTGGGCTATCAGGGCCGGCAACACTATGAACTGGCGGCGGTGGTCGAATTCATCCACACCGCCACCCTGCTGCACGACGATGTGGTCGATGCCTCGGAGCTGCGCCGCGGTCGCGATACCGCCAACGCCCTGTTCGGCAACGCCGCCAGCGTGCTGGTCGGCGACTTCCTCTATTCCCGCGCCTTCCAGATGATGGTCTCGGTGCACAACATGCGGGTGATGGAGATTCTGTCCGACGCCACCAACATCATCGCCGAAGGCGAGGTGCTGCAGCTGATGAACTGCAACGACCCGGACATCTCAGTCGACGACTACCTGCGGGTGATTCGCTACAAGACGGCCAAGCTGTTCGAGGCGGCCACCCAGATCGGCGCCGTGATCGCCCAGGCCAGCCCTGAGGTGGAACAGGCCATGGCCACCTATGGCATGCACCTGGGCACCGCCTTCCAGCTGATCGACGACGTGCTCGACTATTCCGGCGACAGCAGCCAGACCGGCAAGAACGTCGGCGACGACCTGGCCGAGGGCAAGCCTACCCTGCCCCTGCTCTACGCCATGAGCCACGGCAGTGCAGATGAGGCCCAGCTCATCCGCACCGCCATCGAGAACGGCAATGCCGATAATTTTCAGGCGATTCACGAGATCATCCGCGCCACCGGCGCCCTGGACCATACCCGGCGCCAAGCCGAGGCCGAGGCAAAAATCGCCCAGGCAGCAATTTCTGTTTTGCCGGATGGCGAATATAAACAGGCTCTGATAGAATTGTCGGCCTTCGCGGTCAGCCGCGATCACTAG